ttctttctttttttatttttttacaaaacacgGTATTTATTGACAAAAGATTCAAAGTTTATGTTCAGGGGAGTaggctggggtgggggggggtgggggtggggggttcggtttcagaactaaaacatacaggtttatacatatggagtttctggtggcgcaaaaacaaaatagaaaaaatcCACTTGGTTCATTTTAAATAACTAGTGAACAATACCTACtgaatttgtaaacaaacagcttattaaataatatgtttgatatcatGAAATATAGCATTAATACATTATGTTAGAGTAGAAGTGGTTTTAAAAAGAATTAGCCATAAGGTGCAGAAAATtacttattttttgttttgtaaaatttctTATATGGGAAACATAACGTCTATACTACTTGgattcattttataaatatttaattatttttttaaataattatttttcgaTTCAATTATGCTTGTGACATGTCAAAGAAATACACACTTTAAAcaaattgcatttttaaaaattattattattattattattattattattattattattattattgtcttgTCCTTCTGACCAGTTAGCATCAATGCATATATAATGCTAGGTTCAGAatatcaactgtcacgatgaAGCtgaccaactcgacggttgcgttgtaatttccaaACCTCCCGACTTACGATTAAagtaacaactaatgggttatacgacgagatcGAGTGGTAATTGGGCTCAGTTAACTAATTGGACAACTTtctgctgacagttggtagcTTGATCTAGCATTGCACCATACCACAACCGTCGGTTTGCGATCGATccccaactggtgtaacaaaggccatagcaTACATTATACTGCATGTgtgataatgcatataaaaaatcctttgctgctagttaatcaaaaagagtttcctctctaattttctttgtggtccttaaataaaacacttctttcattctttgcataccacagtttttgagtgcaccacaactagtcaaaggccatggtacgtgCTTTCCTCtctatggaaaagtgtatataaattatCCCTGGCTGTATTAGGAGAGCGGGTTACCTGTGGTGACTACGtgccagaattatcaaatatttgacatccattagatgaaaaaaaagaagaaaaaaaaggtgatgattaattaataaatgtgctctagaggtgtcgttaaacaaaacacactttaacaacAGTTTTTGAATGTGTCAGTAATGGAAACCGGTTAGAATGATTTTGTTTATGTCAatactagagcactttgatttattactcatcgacTACAGGAACTGAAACAGTTAATGTATACACTGGAAAACGCACCACACAATTTTCAGTTATTGCAATCGAGCGTGTGAGGTTGTTATCCTTACACACAATAGCCCATGTATACAATGTTTGGCTTATTCATTGGCTACtcaaatactttttatttgttttcgaACTACAAATCTGACTGCTGCGCTTTTCAATTGAGTATCTATGCATATACTTTGAATGTGGTGCCATtttcaggaaggaaggaaatgttttatttaacgacgcactcaacacattttatttacggaaatatggtaagggatcttttatatgtacagacaggataactgataccacgacctttgatataccagtcgtggtgcactggctggagtgcgaaatacccaatgggcccaccgacgaggatcgatcccagaccgatcgcgcatcaagggaacgctttaccactgggctacgccccgcccctaaTTGTATATGATGTATATGCCTAATAGTCACATATGTCACTTTGTATTTTCTGTGATCTGCCTTGAATATTTCGTGGATCGACTCTTGTCAGCGCACTGTCATTGTAGAATACTTCTGGAACAGTTTCCTGGATTCGGCACTAGTTCAAAATATCCAATGTACTGAATGCAATGAATAATAGGTTAATATGTTGCTCGAATTCTGAAATATGAGCTGAACCTGAACTCTGTTAACGTGCCCCTATACCCCTATGGTTTCGGGCACGCCCCTCACAGGTTCGGACTCTGGCAGGGCCAGTGAGCGGACATGAGACGGAAAGTTTAATTTATAGATTAATTtagataaaaattataaatttattagcTAACATTTCAGtaaaggtttaaaaaaaaaaaaacccagtttgtttcgtttaacgacaccactagagcacattgatttattaatcatccgctattggatgtcaaacaattttgaAACGGTCATAGAGTGGAAATCAatacttttccattagtagcaagggatcttttatatgcaccatcccacagacaggatagcatataccacgacctttgaaataccaatcgtggtgcactggctggaacgagacagtAAAGGTTTTATACAAAGAATGCCACGCGCCTTCTTaatggggcgggggggggggggggggggggtagggatttagatcagtcggttgagtgctcgcctgaggtgtttgagtcgcatgatcgaacctcgtcggtggatccattcaactgattggtttttttctcgatctaaccagtgcaccacaactggacaaagactgtggtatgcgctttcctgtctgtgggaaagtgcatataaaagtccccttgctgcattaggaaacacgTAGCAGGTTTACTCCaatgactacgtatcagaattaccacatgtttgacatccaatagccgatgattaattaatcaatgtgttccagtggtgtcgttagtcAAAGCAAACGAACAAAATTTCTTAGTGGGAGGGCAACGAGGGAACAGTTGCCTCCCCTGAAAAAAAACCttccattttattttgaaatgtttttgggggtttgtaGTGTTTtcgtgtttttcttttttcttttagttttttttttctttttttttttttctttcatttacctttttttggggtggggtggggtagggtgggggttggggtttaTATTTATTAGAGTGCTCTAATTATTGTGTTACTGCCCACACCCCTAGAATTTGTTATTTCAGTCTAGAAATGGCTCTGTGTACCTATTTAAAAGCCGAAAATATTTGATCTCATTttttaagaaaacattttaaacttgaACGAAGACAACTTGATTGATTACGAATCGTTCGATTAACAAGCACTTAATCATCTGAATCTTGTCAGTACGGCAATCTTCATCCTTGGTGCTGCATTTGGATTCACGTCATTTGCGGATTTAATCATTGAGTACTCCAACAACAGTTAGGAAGTGCTGGCATCACGAGGAGACACGGAGCTCGTTATCGCGTATTTCTCTCAACGTCTATCGTGTGTCGCATGTCAAATTCTGACGATCGCTTGCCCATCGATAAAAACCTCGTGTGTTTTAATTGCACAATTAACACAGTTTACTGGTCTTCCGTATGTTTTGACCGTCAAGTGCTTCTGGTTTTTGACCTGTGGATAAGATTATTCCATTTGTATTTCTAGTTTCGTAAATCAATGTCGCATTGACTAAAGCCAATCATATCCGCAGTTGTTTGATTTCTCTAGTTTTATACTTTATACTTTACCTATTGCAACACTATTGTTGGCGTATTAGTcctgcaatttttattttattttattattattttattgttaacttttattatttttattattattattattattatttatttatttatttatttattttattattattcttttttctttttttcttttttctttttttttggggggagggggacggGGGTACAGGTAGAGTAACATTAATTCGCATGGCTAGACTTTAGGCATGTTGTGGGGATCATGAAATCACTTGATGACACGTTCAAAACTGCGTGCGTTTCgaatggcggccattttccaagatggctgccaccaTATTAACAACAGCCATATATctggtaatattttatatattgagCTAATTTTTAGTACCAAAACATCTTTTGGAACGATGAGGAATATGAAAAACATTCTTCCAGACCAATTAGATATAATTCTGAACGACGTTTCAAGGTGATTTTACAAACATGAACTTATGACTGTATTGTTCCTTtatgcatttattatttattttttaaaagtacagtagTACAGTCTGGTTTTCTGAACCTAAAGTGTGGTCTATATCATTCCGGGTGCGTCGTCGGTGACGTTATCACAGGATAACGTATTGCTGAACAGTCATGGTCGTAGGTTTTAATCACGTAACCGGTTACGTGCAGTACTTCTGCTAATTGACCTCAACTCAGCGATGTTCCGGGCTGTCACTTGTCGttttcaaagttaaagttagttttgtttaacgacaccattttaataattaatcatcggctattggatgtcaaacattttgtaattatgactcgtagtcatcagaggacacccgctacatttgtcctgatacagcaagggatctttcatatgcattttccgacagacaggaaagcatataccacggtctttgccATTTGTGGACCACTAGTTGTAACGGGGCAAAacccaatcaggtgaatggttccaccgaggtggttcgatcctgcgacgcaagaacctcaagcgatcactcaaccgactgatccAAATCCCGCCCATTGCCGCTTTCAAATGATTGCGTTGGTGTTCTAGTCTGATATAGGCGTTTTGCAAGCAATTAGTGCCTATTATGCAATAAACTTCAACgaatatgtatttacaattatttatttactataaCAACAAAACCAGTGACAATGTCCATCTTGTATCACAAATGACAAACCGTAACTACACGTAGCTTCTCTTCAATAATATATCATGATGTTTCtgaaacaaacaagtaaaataaGTAAGTACGAATATTATGAATACTCATGGGAACAtagataaatatttgtttttgacatGCTTTGGTCTGCATTTTTACTGTGTAATTTTTAGAATAGTTTAATCAACGAGCTTACCGACCAGTTGGTCATAAAGCTGTCACTGTTTAAtcgataataataatgaacgaaCGCACGTCAAATGAAGAAACGAAAACAACGAATACCCAGTCTATATCTGTTGATAATCTCATAATTTAATgtgaaagtaaaacaaaataagaaattgaTTAACAATGTGAAGACTATAATACTTTAGCTTATAGACTTTCTCCGTAGAACTTACATTTTTTGCCGTAACCGTAACCTCCAAAACCTCCGTGGCCGATTCCAATGCCGATTCCGTAACCTCCCATGCCGTAACCTCCCATGCCGTAACCTCCGTGTCCGTATCCTCCCATGCCGTAACCTCCGTGTCCGTATCCTCCCATGCCGTAACCTCCCATGCCGTATCCTCCCATGCCGTAACCTCGCATGCCGTATCCATATCCTCCCATTCCATATCCTCCGTACATCATGGGGTATCCGTATCCAATGGCTGAGGCGACAGCCAGACAGGCGACAAGGGCGACAATAACGGCTTTGATCATTTTGAAAATCTGGAAAATATGGTATGAAACGATTTTGTAAAGttaagtaataaaacaaatatgtttcagtcacaCGCTTTTAAAGGGCTCACGTCCCCCgccaaaaatataacaattcaagaCTGTTTTCAACTGAAAGATTGTGTAGAATGAAAAGTCCAAGGATTTCAAGTTGAATACCGGTCTTTTTGCGTTGTGCCGTTGAATTTCCAAACACATTATATCGTGGCTAATGTGAGTTCACACACCCTTACTATCGTGGCTAATGTGAGTTCCTACACCCTTAATGTCGTCGCTTAATTGAGTTTCCACATCCTTACTATCGTGGCTAAAGAGAGTTTCCACATCCTTGCTATCGTGGCTCAAATGAGTTCCTACACCCTTACTGTCGTGGCTTAATTGAGTTGCCACACCCTTACTATCCTTGCTCATGTGAGTTCCCACATCCTTATTATCGTGGCTAAAGTGAGTTCCCACACCCTTACTATCGTGGCTAAAGTGAGTTCCCTCACCATTACTATCGTAGCTAAAGTTAGTTCCCACACCCCTACTATCCTGGCTAAAGTGAGTTCCCACACCATTACTATCGTGGCTAAAGTGAGTTCTCACACCCATACTATCGTAGCTAATTTGAGTTTCCCCCACCCTTACTATCGTGGCTAAAGTGAGTTCCCACACCATTATTGTCGTGGCTAAAGTGAGTATCCCACACCCTTACTTTCGTGGTTAAAGTGAGTTCCCACATCCATACTATCGTGGCTAAAGTGAGTTTCTTATCTAACTCTCTAAACCAcaggccgaatttacgaagcgaAGCCTACATTTTCTTACACTTACGTTTAAGAAAATATAAAGACTTCGTAAATCCGCCCCCacgtttgacatttaatagttgattttagaggggggggggggggggggtgggtggcagGGGAGTCATGTTACCACGAAAAAATActttcaaaaaaacaaacccacaaaaacatttcacttgGAGCGAGGAGGGGAGCGGGTCGACCCACGGCTGCAATGAGTTAGTGTAACGGTGACACAATGTGATCCGCAGATTCTACATGTTTAGTGTTGTCACGTTTATCACAACTAAagaccataattaaaattacagaataataataaattgaatatTTGTTGGGACAGTAAAATTGTGAACATTATCAAAAGCTATGGGATGGAACTTTACGGCGGGAGAGGTCGAATGGATTTGCACTTAATGTTTAATGTTCCCTGCCTTTCAAAGAAATAATATGTGGTTTAAATAAAGCAATATAAATCAATGATATGCGTAGCATGCTTTTAATCTCATCTCAAAACATATATCgtaaaacccaaacaaaatacGCATAGAAGTATGTGCCCTGAACAAATTTAGTTCCCTTTAATAAGCTGGCATTCGAGAAACACATAAGCCATATTACTAAATGTATATCTacgtaaaatataatattatatccaCTTACTTTGGTTGTGAAGGAAGGTTTCAAGTTACTGGATGGTTGTAAGTGCTCACAGTTGGAGTTTCAGTGCCTTATATACTGGACGAATCTGGTAATGCACCGTAGCAAACTTAACGTCCTCATCCATGTTCAGTTACGCCTCGAGCTCGTCATAATGTTATCAGATATTACCTCAGTAAATTTAATCGATCATCATTATATCGATATCTCAGAATTAAATTCTATTTAATTAGGCAGTTTTGTATATGCAGGAGACTTTGAAAgtgacaagagagagagagagagagagagagagagagagagagagagagagagagagagagagagagagagagagagagagagagaatgtgaatttgttttttgtttgctgtttggttgttgttttttgcgaGGTTGTTTGtttcggttttgttttgttgctgttATTTTAAGATGTATTCCTGAGTTGTCttccattgtaacatgtttacgactatgtatatacagtgtgttTCTTCTATTCTAATGTTTGTTATAGCCCAAACCGCATTCGGTCTTCAAATAgatttgtatgtacgaaaacaaaatgttccaaattaaatgaaagttGAGCTACTACAGGGTATATACCacaaaatcaaatcccatagacgacaatagtaacatgtgtgcCTAAAACTCCGACCACAAAAGgatatatagtgtgtgtatatatatatattatatatatatatgtttatatatatatatatatatattgcgaggtacatacatacatttttacatttatactgttacatacatacatacatacctgaGTTgtctgccattgtaacatgttatatatatatatatatacagtgtaactcTTGTATAACTAATGTTTCTTATAGCCCAAGACAGCATTTGGTCTTCAAATAgatttgtatgtacgaaaacaaaatgttccaaaataaaatgaaagttgaGCTACTACAGGGTGTCCAGCATAATATATCTTATagtttaatacatatacatgtacaataattcGAAATATCTACTTttgaaaaatatctttaaatacagaattaattttatcaatataaataaatagtgtttaaataaaagaaaactttgGAATAGTAAAGAGTTGTTTCCATTTGATGGTGTTATGACCAGTAATAACCTATGtatactttacttttattatcaaaatatggATACTGAAAACagtaatgaaattcatcacgCAGATTGGTGTTACGTAGAGGAGATAGTCTGTCTTTTCGTTTGCTATGTCGCAGGTTCCATAGGTGAAACAAATTAGTATTTGTTCGGAAACAACTTAAAATAATTAGCGTTTTAAACACACCTTTAAAGAAAGAGTTAATATCTATAAATATCGTATTTTTGCAAATTCGTTTTTAGATACAGAATAGTGTAATACATTGTCagcataatatattttacagtgtAATACAGTATACAATAATTCTCTCAATATATCCTGGAAAATTTAGCTTAATTCGctaaataatgtaaatagtTGTTTAAATAAAGGACACCTTTGGAAGTATAGGAACAAGTTGTTTCCATTTGATGGTTTATGCGGAATAACCTATAGGTATACTTTagttttattatcaaaattttGGATACTGAAAACTCTAATTAGCTTCAGCACTAGTGTTGGTGTTACATAGAGGAGATTTGTCTGTCTTTTCGTTTGGAGGGGGGCAGGTTCCATAGACCAAACCgttctttgttaaataaaatgccACACCTCTTTACTTTAAATATAATTAGCATTTTATGAGGTAAATGAAGAAGatgcttttattattaatgtatcgAATTCAGCCTTGCAGATATTGGTATTTTTTCCTTTAAGatactataattataaacacTTTTTTACTAGTTATAGTATGACTTAGCCAATACTGccccatttcctttctttcctttgccCAGTCCAAGTTTGTTTCTCTGTCCACATCCATGTAATCAAccatttaaaaattcaagtttGTAAAGTTCCAAAACagtataatgtattgtataataatctgcAAATTTCACAGAATTTTACTGTTACAATGAATTTTGTAAACTGATatttaagtttttattttaatttttggaagACTTAAACCGTATTCGACATAAGCATACTAATGGAGTTTTTGTTCTATGTTTCAATATATCTTAGAAAATTtagctatatttttaaatgggggGGTTGTTGCCGAATCCCCAGATTTGTGATTTTTATGGGGGTATGGGGCTTTTTTTGTGCTTTGAAATAGGGTAAGctgggtggggatgggggtacTCATAGAACTAAACCGTtctttttagaaataaaatgccAGCTTAAGCTactagtttttattattattattattattattattattattattattattatattatttattcaacTGTCCCCTTTCCTTtgtctcctttgaattccatatCATTTCTTCACGATTTGGCAaatcctcctatctttcaacttcatgTCGATTGTAAAAGTTAAAGGTAGAAGGTACATCTATGCAGAGATGTCGTTAAAATGTTCAACATGAAGACGAATCAATCCCACCTTTTTGACTTGGAAACAATCAGTTTTTGATAATAAAGATtacattttaattgattttaatttatttctactATTCTGTTAAGTTTCCGGCACCTGAATTAATTATACTCTCTATGCAGGATTGGGGTAATGAGCTTAAGTTATTCTATCAAGCTGTTTTCAACTCTCTTTTTTGCTGtccttatatccagttaaggttcaagcacgttgttctgggcacacatctcagctatctgggctgtctgttcaggacagtggtttagttattagttgttaatgaggGAGGAGGGTGTAGAGGTCTtgcaccgggctgcgaatccagtaactaccagccttatgtccgatagcttaaccacgacaccaccgaggccggtcatcaatctgttaaaactcactcacCATTGGCTTAATCTCTATGCCAACAATGCTGGTTGATCGTTTCTTGAATATCTGCAACTAAGGTTCAAGTAGGCTGTCCTGGATACACAGCTGGTCTGCCAGTTACTGTGAACCAACGACCAGAACGTGTTCTGATTAATAGcaataatacaacaacaataacaacaacaataataccaACACATTATACATCTACTGattaatagcaataatataataatacaaggGGTCTTTATGTGTACGTTTATATTAAAGGTCATGggatgtactgtcctgtctgtgggaaagtgcatataaaagatccattgctactaaacAGAACTAACTTTACATGCTCTTTTCACCGATGGGACAACACATGCCAGCCTTCGATATGTAATATATGATGCACTTTTGTATCATCTTTGGTATCTAGACGGGTGAACATTGTTATTTTCGTGTATtctttatgtttatatataaatgtataatgtgTCTTGTTATATTgcttctacatgtatattgcttgaaaaatacatacattttagtATTTCATTTACAGATGTTTTTGAATTGTAGTCACAGGTTCGTAGGAAGGATATCTGAAGTGAGggtcacaatctctagtggaggtGGGAGACACAAGCCagagttttatctttatttagaGTAGGTATATTTTCGttctcaagtgtgtgtgtggggggggggggcttttcaACTCCACCTCACACACTGGTTCCAGTTGGCCTGGTTCTTTATCAATCTGTGTTTAATTGGGAAAATCACATTCGTGAGACATTTAAAGAACTCAGTGAGGTCATATATCAAACTAATAAGTAATAATCTATGATGTTACAGGtaattaatttaacataatGAAGATTGTGCAGCATTGCTTACTGTCAGGTAATTAATTTAAAGGTTGTACATCAATCCCTACAGGtaatttatttaacataatataGGTTGTGAATCAAtgcttacaagtacatgtaattaatttaacataatATAGGTTGTGAATCAAtgcttacaagtacatgtaattaatttaacataattaagcTTGTGAATCAAtgcttacaagtacatgtaattaatttaacataattaagcTTGTGAATCAAtgcttacaagtacatgtaattaatttaacataattaagcTTGTGAATCCAAATTAGACCTGTGTGTAATATGCACCAGTGTGTAATTGCGTGCATCACAGTTGAGCAGTTTGATACGAGttataaattacatgtataaacattaattacattgatGTTAACAATACAATAGTACATTTATATCCCAAATGTAGGCATCTGCACGGGAATTTTAGCAAGCAAActataaatatgtgtgtgtgtgtggagggggggggggggggggttcgaatcattctatattaaaaaagaagaacatttgcttgagttggtatgggtggGGAGGGTTAGAACAAGATCATTGTTTGTGATCCTTAGTACCACGTTTATTTAGTTCATGCAAATTACTTGAATTTGTGGATGCACATTGCATGTCATGTCTTGGTTGGTTTCAGTTTAGTCTTATACGAATGGCTTGGTTTCACAATATACAAAGAAACACATATTCTAGACAATTGTATCTTCTATGAGTCGTAATTACAATGACTGGTTGAattagtacagtgaaacctctcaaaaccggaccctttATAAACTGGTATTCCCTTAAAAAacggacatttttcacggtactttttaaaaaatcagtacagaacttaacctctctaaaccggatacctcttaaaaccggacattttaatTGGTCCTGAttgtgtccggtttagaggggtttcactgtacatgtatttaaaaaaaaaaatgctgatCAGGTAACAGTAGTACCGATTCTGCATACGCCATTCCTGGACGAAAACTGACCAGATTAATAGTAATCATACCAGTACTTAATAAACTGGTGTGACCTGTATTGTGATGAATTACAGAGTTATTCAAAGAGCAgctattattttgaaataaagttaTATAGTGCAGCTTCCattctgttgtttgtttagtATTAAGAtacttttttgtaatttatacTAAACTATAGAAAACCTAATGTAAGCCTATCATATTTTTATGTTACACTGGTACTAAATTATAGGAAACCTAATGTATCATTCTTAATATTAATCTACATTAAGATCGATATTTTTAGGTTTTGTAGAATTTATTTTCCTAATTCTGTTAAATatcaatttgttttcatgtcCATATAAAATCGATGTCAATGGATTACAGCACAACTACATGTAGTACCACTCAAaaccaagaaaaagaaaaaaaaatcttcaaacaCCTTAGCTGAACACTCTTTGCATTCTGcatatttaattactattatGAACTACACTTTAGTGGAACATGACAGAGCATGTTATATTGTGTAAAGGCATGTTAGTTTTATCACAAACCATTCAGAGGACTATCcagagtttgctacattgtaggACGTTTCTGGTTAACAAAatcttttaacaactaaaattacatattgaacatatgttcttgtttagaatatcagtgtctgtataatcagTATGTTTCCCATTGTcctaatatttgcaagaagcccaaactagatttggTCTctcaataatttcatacatgcgaaaaaatatatacagtgaactctgtctaaaccagatcacgCCAGGGACCTAATATGTATCTGACTTAgacaggaccggcctcggtggcgtcgtggttaggtcatcggtttacacgctggtaggtactgggttcggatcccagtgaaggcatgggatttttaatccagataccgacttcaaaccctgagtgagtgctccgcaaggctcaatgggtaggtgtaaaccacttgcaccgaccagtaatccataactggttcaacaaaggccatggtttgtgctatcctgcctgtgggaagtgcaactaaaagatcccttgctgctaatcggaaagagtagcccatgtagtggcgacagcgggtttcctctcaaaatctgtgtggtccttaaccatatgtctgacgccatataaccgtaaataaaatgtgttgagtgcgtcgttaaatacaacatttctttctttctttatctgaCTTAGACAGGATCTATTGTTTAGAGGGTCGTgtgttagaattttttttttaaattgggacAATGAAATTTGGCTGGTTTTGAAGTTTAGGTTTAGATAGGTTCCACTGTATcggataataaaataaagtatgactttatacaaacactaggatgatcacaaatgattaaatatacagccactaataattaaatgaatgaataaatgaatgaatgtttaacgacaccccagcacgaaaaatacatcggctattgggtgtcaaactatgataatgcaaacaaataaagtgatgatcaacatcaatataaaaattcaaaatttaaataaaaacagtgtaaagaactacgcaaaaataaaaatatcacaaatagatactgacttttacacaaaatttcaattatatctaaaaacaaaacaaaaaacaaggggatttgtgctgtattggccattctcaaaaagatgttacacccctgcaccacggtgaggttacagcacgcgcaggggccacTAATATTTACTGCATAGCATTTGTTAATATGGAAATACagtcgttaaaaaatctctgttagtaacatcttaacaaattactgtaaatcGGAATAGTCCATTTCAGACATTCATAGAAAGATTGAAAAATTGTAGACTTTAAATTGGCACATAAACATTGCGATATAAAAGGAAATCCTCACCA
This DNA window, taken from Gigantopelta aegis isolate Gae_Host chromosome 4, Gae_host_genome, whole genome shotgun sequence, encodes the following:
- the LOC121369926 gene encoding keratin-associated protein 19-2-like, encoding MIKAVIVALVACLAVASAIGYGYPMMYGGYGMGGYGYGMRGYGMGGYGMGGYGMGGYGHGGYGMGGYGHGGYGMGGYGMGGYGIGIGIGHGGFGGYGYGKKCKFYGESL